The following proteins are encoded in a genomic region of Cryptomeria japonica chromosome 11, Sugi_1.0, whole genome shotgun sequence:
- the LOC131071093 gene encoding probable leucine-rich repeat receptor-like protein kinase At1g35710 encodes MAIPSHKLFLVFMSLLLVFLFLSPRSSFSHPLLSTSCLSHESQALLRFKDALNISLTSSRVNLTSWVNGTDCCTNWTGISCDNHTNHVVSLNIHPLFAEGVISESLCQLRFLTSLTISLTSGTVIPPCLRNLSYIRYLDLSGNSFTGMIPPFVCSLTRLTELHLSYNQLSGSIPASLGSLSSLTELDLSVNQLSGSIPASLGSLSSLTELYLFANLLSGSIPASLGSLSSLTELYLFANLLSGSIPASLGSLSSLTELHLSDNQLSGSIPASLGSLSSLTELDLSRNQLNGSIPASLGSLSSLTELDLSHNQLSGSITASLGSLSLLRNLYLSNNELRGNIPDSLGNLSLLQVLDGVSNRFNETISSSSLPPSLVVLGLSLNHHQLISENFFHKLTRLSSLSLSDCVLNISTIWIPSFQLYELSLMSCTIDGEFPPWISTQFSLERLELTNASLVGVIPSWLWETSPLRILNLANNFFSGNIPYSLGKLFQLQFLNLANNKISGMIPASLSNCSSLIVLNLGNNSLKGSLPYEFSRLL; translated from the exons ATGGCCATCCCTTCACACAAGCTGTTTTTAGTTTTCATGTCTCTTttgcttgtcttccttttcctctctccACGCTCTTCTTTTTCCCATCCATTACTCTCGACCAGCTGTCTTTCCCATGAATCCCAGGCTCTCCTTCGTTTCAAAGATGCCCTCAATATTTCACTGACTTCATCACGGGTCAATCTGACTTCGTGGGTGAATGGAACAGACTGTTGCACCAACTGGACAGGCATCTCCTGTGACAATCACACCAACCACGTTGTCTCTCTTAACATACACCCTCTCTTTGCTGAAGGCGTGATATCTGAGAGCCTGTGCCAACTTCGTTTTCTCACATCACTCACTATATCTCTTACATCAGGTACTGTCATTCCTCCCTGTTTGAGAAATCTCTCTTATATTCGCTATTTAGATTTATCTGGAAATAGCTTTACTGGGATGATTCCCCCTTTCGTTTGTTCTCTCACCCGTCTTAC tgaactTCACCTTTCTTACAACCAGCTTAGTGGAAGCATACCTGCTTCTCTTGGAagcctttcttctttaactgaactTGACCTTTCTGTCAACCAGCTTAGTGGAAGCATACCTGCTTCTCTTGGAagcctttcttctttaactgaactTTACCTTTTTGCCAACCTGCTTAGTGGAAGCATACCTGCTTCTCTTGGAagcctttcttctttaactgaactTTACCTTTTTGCCAACCTGCTTAGTGGAAGCATACCTGCTTCTCTTGGAagcctttcttctttaactgaactTCACCTTTCTGACAACCAGCTTAGTGGAAGCATACCCGCTTCTCTTGGAagcctttcttctttaactgaactTGACCTTTCTCGCAACCAGCTTAATGGAAGCATACCTGCTTCTCTTGGAagcctttcttctttaactgaactTGACCTTTCTCACAACCAGCTTAGTGGAAGCATAACTGCTTCTCTTGGAAGTCTCTCTTTGTTGAGAAACTTATATCTTTCTAACAATGAACTGAGGGGGAACATTCCAGATTCCTTAGGCAATCTTTCTTTACTCCAGGTGTTGGATGGTGTTAGCAATCGTTTCAATGAAACCATCTCTTCTTCCTCACTTCCACCTTCTTTAGTTGTATTAGGCCTGTCACTAAATCACCACCAGTTGATTTCAGAAAATTTCTTTCACAAGCTTACAAGGTTAAGTTCTTTGTCTTTATCTGATTGTGTGCTAAATATTAGCACAATCTGGATTCCATCCTTTCAATTATATGAGTTGTCTTTAATGTCATGTACAATTGATGGTGAATTTCCACCTTGGATCTCAACACAATTCTCACTTGAAAGGTTGGAATTAACAAATGCTAGTCTTGTGGGTGTAATTCCCTCTTGGCTATGGGAAACCAGTCCACTCCGAATATTAAATCTTGCAAACAATTTCTTTAGTGGCAATATTCCTTATAGCCTGGGCAAATTATTTCAACTCCAGTTTTTAAATCTTGCAAACAACAAAATAAGTGGAATGATCCCTGCAAGCTTGTCCAATTGCTCTTCTCTCATTGTCTTAAATTTGGGAAACAACAGTTTGAAGGGAAGCTTACCATATGAATTTAGTAGACTATTGTAA